Proteins from a single region of Prinia subflava isolate CZ2003 ecotype Zambia chromosome 10, Cam_Psub_1.2, whole genome shotgun sequence:
- the CLCC1 gene encoding chloride channel CLIC-like protein 1 isoform X1 encodes MLFPLVFCAVVLIGSCKVQEDEWIDPTDMLNYDAASGTMRRPYKPNYHGSEEKAEDTLSTEISRCSRVIDSLQAKIAECEKRNAKSHESRSFYIFKRYLNKILNEAGKLGLPEENVGHVHYDAEIILTRQTYLEILRFVSEEAWQPGALDEALSDILINFKHHDDQAWQWRFEDAFGIDLYNLFLLLLCLLCIVMVIATEIWTRILWFVQLKRILLINFFISFAWNWLYLYKLAFAQHQADIAKMGHVDSVCVEKLDWRGTLFEWLRSTWTFQDDPCQKYYETLLVNPILLVPPTKALAITFTNFVTEPLKHVGQGIGEFIKALMKEIPLILQVPVLIMMALAVLAFCYGAGSSVSALRYLTSSQRRSLPLPAGEQERAALGHHNGRTAEESHVQQHLSVPRGHQDRGDASTRPLPTVRAGSGSRSAEPEAQNRLHTESEVHRLETLQAENLTEEAALEQQKRETGKAEGETGENCDPNKNLEGKSSAMEPCEEKKKSVLHDSQERD; translated from the exons ATGCTGTTTCCTTTGGTGTTCTGTGCAGTTGTGCTGATAGGGAGCTGTAAAGTTCAAGAAGATGAATGGATTGACCCCACAGATATGCTCAATTATGATGCAGCGTCAGGAACAATGAGAAGACCTTACAAG CCAAACTACCATGGCtctgaggaaaaggctgaggatACACTCAGTACTGAAATCTCACGTTGTTCCAGGGTAATAGATTCCTTGCAAGCAAAG ATTGCAGAGTGTGAGAAGAGGAATGCCAAATCACACGAGAGCCgcagcttttatatttttaagcgATACTTGAATAAGATTTTAAATGAAGCTGGAAAACTTGGCCTT CCTGAGGAAAATGTGGGCCATGTCCATTACGATGCTGAGATCATTCTTACGAGACAGACGTATCTGGAGATCCTCAGGTTTGTCAGTGAGGAAGCCTGGCAGCCAGGGGCCCTGGATGAGGCCCTGAGTGATATTCTGATCAATTTTAAACACCATGATGATCAAGCTTGGCAGTGGAGATTTGAGGACGCCTTTGGAATTGATCTATATAATTTGTTTCTG ctacTCTTGTGCTTACTGTGCATTGTGATGGTAATAGCTACAGAGATCTGGACACGAATTCTTTGGTTTGTTCAGCTGAAACgtattttattaataaacttTTTCATCAGTTTTGCATGGAATTGGCTTTACTTGTATAAG CTGGCCTTCGCTCAGCACCAGGCTGACATCGCCAAGATGGGCCACGTCGACAGCGTCTGCGTGGAGAAGCTCGACTGGCGGGGAACGCTCTTCG AATGGCTTAGAAGTACATGGACGTTTCAGGATGATCCCTGTCAGAAGTATTATGAAACTCTGCTTGTCAATCCTATTTTGTTGGTTCCACCAACAAAG gCCTTGGCAATAACTTTCACCAACTTTGTAACCGAGCCTTTGAAGCACGTAGGACAAGGAATTGGTGAATTCATCAAGGCACTTATGAAGGAAATACCATTAATTCTGCAGGTTCCAGTGCTCATTATGATGGCTCTGGCTGTCCTG GCTTTTTGCTATGGTGCAGGATCATCAGTGTCTGCATTAAGATACTTAACATCTTCTCAGAGGAGAAGTCTTCCTCTGCCTGCGGGTGAGCAGGAGCGAGCTGCCTTGGGGCACCACAATGGGAGGACAGCAGAGGAGTCTCACGTGCAGCAGCATCTGTCTGTCCCCAGGGGCCACCAGGACAGAGGGGACGCCTCCACGAGGCCTCTCCCTACGGTGAGagcgggcagtggcagcaggagcgCCGAGCCGGAGGCACAG AACAGGTTGCACACTGAATCTGAAGTTCATAGACTTGAAACTCTCCAAGCTGAAAACCTTACTGAAGAAGCTGCACTTGAGCAGCAAAAACGGGAGACGGGTAAAGCAGAAGGAGAGACTGGAGAAAACTGTGACCCTAATAAAAACCTAGAAGGGAAAAGTTCTGCCATGGAACCAtgtgaagagaagaaaaagagcgTTTTACATGACTCCCAGGAAAGAGACTAA
- the CLCC1 gene encoding chloride channel CLIC-like protein 1 isoform X2: MLFPLVFCAVVLIGSCKVQEDEWIDPTDMLNYDAASGTMRRPYKPNYHGSEEKAEDTLSTEISRCSRVIDSLQAKIAECEKRNAKSHESRSFYIFKRYLNKILNEAGKLGLPEENVGHVHYDAEIILTRQTYLEILRFVSEEAWQPGALDEALSDILINFKHHDDQAWQWRFEDAFGIDLYNLFLLLLCLLCIVMVIATEIWTRILWFVQLKRILLINFFISFAWNWLYLYKLAFAQHQADIAKMGHVDSVCVEKLDWRGTLFEWLRSTWTFQDDPCQKYYETLLVNPILLVPPTKALAITFTNFVTEPLKHVGQGIGEFIKALMKEIPLILQVPVLIMMALAVLAFCYGAGSSVSALRYLTSSQRRSLPLPAGEQERAALGHHNGRTAEESHVQQHLSVPRGHQDRGDASTRPLPTNRLHTESEVHRLETLQAENLTEEAALEQQKRETGKAEGETGENCDPNKNLEGKSSAMEPCEEKKKSVLHDSQERD, encoded by the exons ATGCTGTTTCCTTTGGTGTTCTGTGCAGTTGTGCTGATAGGGAGCTGTAAAGTTCAAGAAGATGAATGGATTGACCCCACAGATATGCTCAATTATGATGCAGCGTCAGGAACAATGAGAAGACCTTACAAG CCAAACTACCATGGCtctgaggaaaaggctgaggatACACTCAGTACTGAAATCTCACGTTGTTCCAGGGTAATAGATTCCTTGCAAGCAAAG ATTGCAGAGTGTGAGAAGAGGAATGCCAAATCACACGAGAGCCgcagcttttatatttttaagcgATACTTGAATAAGATTTTAAATGAAGCTGGAAAACTTGGCCTT CCTGAGGAAAATGTGGGCCATGTCCATTACGATGCTGAGATCATTCTTACGAGACAGACGTATCTGGAGATCCTCAGGTTTGTCAGTGAGGAAGCCTGGCAGCCAGGGGCCCTGGATGAGGCCCTGAGTGATATTCTGATCAATTTTAAACACCATGATGATCAAGCTTGGCAGTGGAGATTTGAGGACGCCTTTGGAATTGATCTATATAATTTGTTTCTG ctacTCTTGTGCTTACTGTGCATTGTGATGGTAATAGCTACAGAGATCTGGACACGAATTCTTTGGTTTGTTCAGCTGAAACgtattttattaataaacttTTTCATCAGTTTTGCATGGAATTGGCTTTACTTGTATAAG CTGGCCTTCGCTCAGCACCAGGCTGACATCGCCAAGATGGGCCACGTCGACAGCGTCTGCGTGGAGAAGCTCGACTGGCGGGGAACGCTCTTCG AATGGCTTAGAAGTACATGGACGTTTCAGGATGATCCCTGTCAGAAGTATTATGAAACTCTGCTTGTCAATCCTATTTTGTTGGTTCCACCAACAAAG gCCTTGGCAATAACTTTCACCAACTTTGTAACCGAGCCTTTGAAGCACGTAGGACAAGGAATTGGTGAATTCATCAAGGCACTTATGAAGGAAATACCATTAATTCTGCAGGTTCCAGTGCTCATTATGATGGCTCTGGCTGTCCTG GCTTTTTGCTATGGTGCAGGATCATCAGTGTCTGCATTAAGATACTTAACATCTTCTCAGAGGAGAAGTCTTCCTCTGCCTGCGGGTGAGCAGGAGCGAGCTGCCTTGGGGCACCACAATGGGAGGACAGCAGAGGAGTCTCACGTGCAGCAGCATCTGTCTGTCCCCAGGGGCCACCAGGACAGAGGGGACGCCTCCACGAGGCCTCTCCCTACG AACAGGTTGCACACTGAATCTGAAGTTCATAGACTTGAAACTCTCCAAGCTGAAAACCTTACTGAAGAAGCTGCACTTGAGCAGCAAAAACGGGAGACGGGTAAAGCAGAAGGAGAGACTGGAGAAAACTGTGACCCTAATAAAAACCTAGAAGGGAAAAGTTCTGCCATGGAACCAtgtgaagagaagaaaaagagcgTTTTACATGACTCCCAGGAAAGAGACTAA